The genomic DNA GCCGATGCCGCTCGCGATCTCATCGCCGACTGGCTGACCGCTCAGCGACTCGGACGGCCGCAGATCACGGTGAAGTGGGCGCAGAGCCTCGACGGGCGTGCCGCCGCCGATGACGGCACGAGTCAATGGATCACGGGCTCTGCCGCCCGCGCCGACGTGCACCGGCGACGTTCCGAGGCCGACGCGATCGTGGTCGGCACCGGCACGGTCATCGCCGACGACCCCGCCCTCACCGCGCGCATCGGCGAGACGCTCCACCCGAACCAGCCGGTCCCCGTCGTCATCGGCTCACGCACCACTCCGGCAGACGCCGCACTGCGCCGCCACCCGCACCAGCCCCTGTTCTACGACACCAGGGATCTGCACGCCGTCGTCGCAGATCTGCATGCCCGCGGCATCCAGAAAGTGTTCATCGAGGGCGGACCGACGCTCGCCAGCGCGTTCATCGCGGCCGACCTGGTCGATCAGGTTCTCGTCTACCTCGCACCGGTGCTGCTCGGCGGCCATCGCCTCGCGCTCACCGACATCGCCGTCCCGACGATCGCCGCGGCTCGTCGCCTGACGATCGACGAGTGGTTGCCGCTCGGCGCCGACGTGCTGGCGGTCGGTCACCCGACGCCATCCTCCGGCGAGGACAAGAACGAGAACGAAGGAGCCAGCTGATGTTCACCGGAATCATCGAAGAGATCGGCGAGATCACCGCCATCGCACCGGCCGGCGACGGCTGGAGACTGACCGTTCGGGCTCCGAAGGCAGCTGCGGACGCGGTGCACGGCGAGTCGATCGCCGTCTCCGGCGTGTGCCTCACCGTCGTGGGATCGACGGCAGAGACGTTCGACACCGACGTGATGAAGCAGACGCTCGACGTCGCCGCGATCGGCGGAGCAACGGTCGGGACCCGCGTCAACATCGAGAAGGCGATGCCGGTCGGCGCGCGACTCGGCGGACACATCGTTCAAGGGCACGTCGACGGAACGGGCGTCGTGCTCGAGGTGCGCCCCGGCGCCCAGTGGAGCGTGCTGCGGATCAGCCTCCCCGCCGATCTCGCGCCGCTCGTCGTCGACAAGGGGTCGATCTCCGTCGACGGCACCTCTCTCACCGTGAGCGCGGTCAGCTCGCCCCCGACGCCCGAAGCCTGGTTCGAGGTCTCCCTCATCCCGGAGACCCTCGTCGCGACCACACTCGGCTCGCGCGCGGTCGGCGACCGCGTCAATCTCGAAACCGACATCCTCGCCCGGCAC from Microbacterium sp. LWO13-1.2 includes the following:
- the ribD gene encoding bifunctional diaminohydroxyphosphoribosylaminopyrimidine deaminase/5-amino-6-(5-phosphoribosylamino)uracil reductase RibD, which produces MAVNEAERTAMSRALELASLGPRGANPQVGAVILSPTGEVLAEGWHHGAGTPHAEVDALSHLAPGAARGATAVVTLEPCNHTGRTGPCSVALIEAGISRVVYAAADPGAESGGGAERLRDAGVSVDAGEQADAARDLIADWLTAQRLGRPQITVKWAQSLDGRAAADDGTSQWITGSAARADVHRRRSEADAIVVGTGTVIADDPALTARIGETLHPNQPVPVVIGSRTTPADAALRRHPHQPLFYDTRDLHAVVADLHARGIQKVFIEGGPTLASAFIAADLVDQVLVYLAPVLLGGHRLALTDIAVPTIAAARRLTIDEWLPLGADVLAVGHPTPSSGEDKNENEGAS
- a CDS encoding riboflavin synthase, which translates into the protein MFTGIIEEIGEITAIAPAGDGWRLTVRAPKAAADAVHGESIAVSGVCLTVVGSTAETFDTDVMKQTLDVAAIGGATVGTRVNIEKAMPVGARLGGHIVQGHVDGTGVVLEVRPGAQWSVLRISLPADLAPLVVDKGSISVDGTSLTVSAVSSPPTPEAWFEVSLIPETLVATTLGSRAVGDRVNLETDILARHVERLLAFRSAQEGGSR